One Ahaetulla prasina isolate Xishuangbanna chromosome 17, ASM2864084v1, whole genome shotgun sequence genomic window carries:
- the LOC131186580 gene encoding sodium/potassium-transporting ATPase subunit alpha-2 gives MGKGTGRESAPPGPTAENGGGKKKQKEKELDELKKEVNLDDHRLSLDEISRKYQVDLSKGLTNTRAAEILAQDGPNALTPPPTTPEWVKFCRQLFGGFSILLWIGAILCFLAYSIQAAMEDEPANDNLYLGVVLAAVVIVTGCFSYYQEAKSSKIMDSFKNMVPQQALVIREGEKIQINAENVVVGDLVEVRGGDRIPADLRVISSHGCKVDNSSLTGESEPQTRSPEFTHENPLETRNICFFSTNCVEGTARGIVISTGDRTVMGRIASLASGLEVGRTPIAMEIEHFIQIITGVAVFLGMSFFILSLILGYTWLEAVIFLIGIIVANVPEGLLATVTVCLTLTAKRMARKNCLVKNLEAVETLGSTSTICSDKTGTLTQNRMTVAHMWFDNQIHEADTTEDQSGATFDKRSATWTALARIAGLCNRAVFKAGQEKIPISKKDTAGDASESALLKCIELSCGSVQKMRDRNPKVTEIPFNSTNKYQLSIHEPEDRPSGYVLVMKGAPERILDRCSTILLQGQEVPLDEEMRDAFQNAYLELGGLGERVLGFCLYYLPEDQFPRGFKFDADEVNFPVTNLCFVGLMSMIDPPRAAVPDAVGKCRSAGIKVIMVTGDHPITAKAIAKGVGIISEGNETVEDIAIRLNIPINQVNPREAKACVVHGSDLKDMPPQHLDEILKNHTEIVFARTSPQQKLIIVEGCQRQGAIVAVTGDGVNDSPALKKADIGIAMGIAGSDVSKQAADMILLDDNFASIVTGVEEGRLIFDNLKKSIAYTLTSNIPEITPFLLFIIANIPLPLGTVTILCIDLGTDMVPAISLAYEAAESDIMKRQPRNPKTDKLVNERLISMAYGQIGMIQALGGFFTYFVILAENGFLPTTLLGIRLDWDDRSKNDLEDSYGQEWTYEQRKVVEFTCHTAFFASIVVVQWADLIICKTRRNSVFQQGMKNKILIFGLLEETALAAFLSYCPGMGVALRMYPLKVTWWFCAFPYSLLIFIYDEVRKLLLRRYPGGWVEKETYY, from the exons ACCGGGCGAGAGTCGGCCCCCCCGGGCCCCACGGCCGAGAACGGCGGagggaagaagaagcagaaggagaaagagctggaTGAGCTGAAGAAGGAAGTGAATCTG GACGACCACAGGCTCTCTCTGGACGAGATCAGCCGGAAGTATCAAGTCGATCTCTCCAAG GGCTTGACCAACACCCGGGCAGCCGAGATCCTGGCCCAGGACGGCCCCAATGCCCTGACGCCCCCTCCCACCACCCCGGAGTGGGTCAAGTTCTGCCGGCAGCTCTTCGGGGGCTTCTCCATCCTTCTGTGGATCGGGGCCATCCTCTGCTTCCTGGCCTATAGCATCCAGGCGGCCATGGAGGACGAGCCTGCCAACGACAAC CTGTACCTGGGTGTGGTGCTGGCGGCCGTCGTCATTGTCACCGGCTGCTTCTCCTACTACCAGGAGGCCAAGAGCTCTAAAATTATGGACTCCTTCAAAAACATGGTGCCTCAG cAAGCCCTGGTGATCCGTGAAGGTGAGAAGATCCAGATCAACGCGGAAAACGTGGTGGTGGGAGATCTGGTGGAGGTGCGTGGTGGGGACCGGATTCCTGCTGACCTGAGGGTGATTTCCTCCCACGGGTGCAAG GTGGACAACTCCTCCCTGACGGGCGAGTCGGAGCCTCAGACACGGTCCCCGGAGTTCACACATGAGAACCCCCTGGAGACGCGCAACATCTGCTTCTTCTCCACCAACTGCGTGGAAG GCACCGCCCGTGGCATTGTCATCTCCACCGGGGACCGGACCGTGATGGGGCGCATCGCCTCCCTGGCATCCGGGCTGGAGGTGGGCCGCACCCCCATCGCCATGGAGATCGAGCACTTCATCCAGATCATCACCGGGGTGGCCGTCTTCCTGGGCATGTCCTTCTTCATCCTGTCCCTCATCCTGGGCTACACCTGGCTGGAGGCGGTCATCTTCCTGATTGGTATCATAGTGGCCAACGTGCCTGAGGGCCTCTTGGCCACCGTCACG GTCTGCCTGACGCTGACCGCCAAGCGCATGGCGCGGAAGAACTGCCTGGTGAAGAACCTGGAGGCTGTGGAGACGCTGGGCTCCACCTCCACCATTTGCTCGGACAAGACCGGCACCCTCACCCAGAACCGCATGACTGTGGCCCACATGTGGTTCGACAACCAGATTCACGAGGCAGACACCACCGAGGACCAAAGCG ggGCAACTTTTGACAAACGCTCAGCCACCTGGACGGCTCTGGCCCGCATCGCAGGGCTGTGCAACAGGGCTGTCTTCAAGGCGGGACAGGAGAAGATCCCCATTTCCAAG AAAGACACGGCCGGGGATGCCTCCGAGTCTGCCCTCCTCAAGTGCATCGAGCTCTCTTGCGGATCTGTCCAGAAGATGCGGGATAGAAACCCCAAAGTGACCGAGATCCCCTTCAACTCCACCAACAAATACCAG CTCTCCATCCACGAGCCAGAAGACCGGCCAAGTGGGTACGTGCTGGTGATGAAGGGTGCCCCCGAGCGCATCCTTGACCGCTGCTCCACCATCCTCCTGCAAGGACAGGAGGTGCCCCTGGACGAGGAGATGCGTGACGCCTTCCAGAACGCCTACCTGGAGCTGGGCGGGCTGGGCGAGAGGGTGCTGG GTTTCTGCCTGTACTACCTGCCCGAAGACCAGTTTCCCCGTGGCTTCAAGTTTGACGCAGACGAGGTCAACTTCCCGGTCACCAACCTCTGCTTTGTGGGGCTCATGTCCATGATTGACCCCCCTCGAGCCGCCGTGCCAGATGCCGTGGGGAAATGCCGAAGCGCTGGGATCAAG GTGATCATGGTGACGGGCGACCACCCCATCACAGCCAAGGCCATTGCCAAGGGGGTGGGCATCATCTCCGAAGGCAACGAGACGGTGGAAGACATCGCCATCCGGCTGAACATCCCCATCAACCAGGTCAACCCTCG GGAGGCCAAAGCCTGCGTGGTCCACGGCTCCGATCTGAAGGACATGcccccccaacacctggatgagaTCCTGAAGAACCACACGGAGATTGTCTTTGCCCGCACGTCTCCCCAGCAGAAGCTGATTATCGTGGAGGGGTGCCAGAGGCAG GGGGCCATAGTGGCCGTGACAGGGGACGGGGTGAACGACTCCCCTGCCCTCAAGAAAGCAGACATTGGGATCGCGATGGGCATCGCCGGCTCAGACGTCTCCAAGCAGGCAGCCGATATGATCCTCCTGGATGACAACTTTGCCTCCATCGTGACGGGGGTGGAGGAAG GCCGGCTGATCTTTGACAACCTGAAGAAATCCATCGCCTACACGCTCACCAGCAATATTCCCGAGATCACCCCCTTCCTCTTGTTTATCATCGCCAACATCCCGCTGCCCTTGGGCACCGTCACCATCCTGTGCATTGACCTGGGCACCGACATG GTGCCCGCCATCTCCCTCGCCTACGAGGCGGCTGAAAGCGACATCATGAAAAGGCAGCCGAGGAACCCGAAGACGGACAAGCTGGTGAACGAGCGCCTCATCAGCATGGCCTATGGGCAGATTG GCATGATCCAGGCCCTGGGGGGCTTCTTCACCTATTTTGTCATCCTGGCCGAGAACGGGTTCCTGCCCACCACTTTGCTGGGCATCCGCCTGGACTGGGATGACCGTTCCAAAAATGACCTGGAGGATAGCTACGGCCAGGAGTGG ACATACGAGCAGCGGAAGGTGGTGGAGTTCACCTGCCACACGGCCTTCTTCGCCAGcatcgtggtggtgcagtgggctGACCTGATCATCTGCAAGACGCGCCGGAATTCCGTCTTCCAACAGGGCATGAA GAACAAAATCCTGATCTTCGGCCTCCTTGAGGAAACCGCTCTGGCTGCCTTCCTGTCGTACTGCCCTGGGATGGGGGTGGCCCTTCGGATGTACCCCCTCAA GGTCACCTGGTGGTTCTGCGCCTTCCCCTACAGCCTCCTCATCTTCATCTACGACGAGGTCCGGAAGCTGCTTCTGCGGCGCTACCCCGGGG gtTGGGTGGAGAAGGAGACCTACTATTAA
- the CASQ1 gene encoding calsequestrin-1: protein MKWPGLILAALLLALAGPMARGEEGLDFPEYDGIDRVVDVNLKNYKSVLKKYEVLALLYHEPVGDDKASQRQFELEELILELAAQVLEDKGIGFGLVDAEKDAAVAKKLGLSEEDSVYVFKEDEVIEYDGEFSADTLVEFLLDVLEDPVEFIDGERELEAFERIEDEPKLIGYFKNEDSEHFKAFEDAAEEFHPYIPFFATFDSKVAKKLSLKLNEIDYYEPFMEKPVTIPDKPNSEEEIVQFMEEHKRPTLRKLHPDSMYETWEDDMDGIHIVAFAEEDDPDGYEFLEILKDVAQDNTDNPDLSIIWIDPEEFPLLIPYWEKTFDIDLSRPQIGIVNVTDADSLWMDMDDEEDLPSAEELEDWIEDVLEGEINTEDDDDDDEDEDDD from the exons ATGAAGTGGCCCGGCCTGATCTTGGCCGCCCTGCTGCTGGCCTTGGCCGGCCCCATGGCCCGTGGCGAGGAGGGACTGGATTTCCCCGAGTATGACGGCATCGACCGGGTCGTCGACGTCAACCTGAAGAACTACAAGAGTGTCCTGAAGAAGTACGAGGTCCTGGCGCTGCTGTACCACGAGCCGGTGGGGGACGACAAGGCTTCGCAGAGGCAGTTTGAGTTGGAGGAGCTGATTCTGGAG TTAGCAGCCCAAGTCCTGGAAGACAAAGGGATTGGATTTGGCCTGGTGGATGCAGAGAAGGACGCTGCGGTGGCCAAAAAACTAG GGCTGTCTGAGGAAGACAGTGTCTACGTGTTCAAGGAAGACGAAGTCATCGAATACGACGGGGAATTTTCAGCTGACACCTTGGTGGAGTTTCTCCTTGAC GTCCTGGAAGACCCCGTGGAGTTTATCGATGGAGAACGTGAGCTTGAAGCATTTGAGAGGATTGAGGATGAGCCCAAACTCATCGGCTACTTCAAGAACGAGGACTCTGAAC ATTTCAAGGCCTTTGAAGATGCTGCTGAAGAATTCCACCCTTACATCCCTTTCTTTGCAACTTTCGACAGCAAG GTGGCGAAGAAGCTCTCCCTGAAGCTCAACGAGATTGACTACTACGAGCCTTTTATGGAGAAGCCAGTCACCATCCCGGACAAGCCGAACAGTGAGGAGGAAATAGTCCAGTTCATGGAAGAGCACAAGAG GCCAACGCTGAGGAAGCTGCACCCAGACAGCATGTATGAGACCTGG GAAGACGATATGGACGGCATTCACATTGTGGCCTTCGCGGAAGAGGATGATCCTG ATGGTTATGAGTTCCTAGAGATCTTGAAAGACGTTGCCCAAGACAACACAGACAACCCAGATCTCAGCATCATCTGGATCGATCCTGAGGAATTCCCACTG CTGATCCCTTACTGGGAGAAAACCTTCGATATTGACCTGTCCCGGCCTCAGATTGGCATTGTCAACGTAACGGAT GCCGACAGTCTCTGGATGGACATGGATGATGAGGAAGACCTGCCCTCTGCGGAGGAGCTGGAAGACTGGATCGAGGATGTGCTGGAAGGAGAGATAAACACCGAAGACGATGACGACGATGACGAAGACGAAGACGACGACTAA